A window from Enterocloster bolteae encodes these proteins:
- a CDS encoding LysR family transcriptional regulator: protein MNLSYLKYAVEVEKTGSITKAAQNFYMNQPHLSKIIRELERDLGCDIFDRTSRGMVPTKKGEEFLRYAKAILVQEEQIEALCVKNSEKALEVNLCVPRATYISYAFSDFLKHMDSCPSVNVHYMETNSRDTIRGVSGKTFDVGIIRCQALYESYYMKLLQDENLEWKELWQFSCNVLMSPSHPLASRDKLTYLDFTDYIEIVQGDIQNPSFTFEAQDASATGGNSKKTVSIYDRGSQFELLRQLPGSYMWTSPVPYGCLTSSGLIQKTCSYPGNIHKDLLIYRNGYRFSKEEEEFLRCLSRMVSRLSD, encoded by the coding sequence ATGAATCTCTCTTATTTGAAATATGCGGTAGAAGTGGAAAAAACTGGGTCCATCACTAAGGCGGCTCAGAATTTTTATATGAATCAGCCTCATCTGAGTAAAATCATCCGTGAGCTGGAACGTGACCTGGGCTGTGACATCTTCGACAGGACCAGCCGCGGGATGGTTCCCACCAAGAAGGGTGAGGAGTTCCTGCGCTATGCAAAGGCAATCCTGGTCCAGGAGGAACAGATTGAGGCCCTGTGCGTGAAGAACAGCGAAAAAGCCCTGGAGGTGAATCTGTGTGTTCCCAGAGCCACCTATATTTCCTATGCCTTCTCTGATTTTCTTAAGCATATGGACAGCTGTCCCTCTGTCAATGTACATTACATGGAAACCAATTCCAGGGACACCATCCGGGGTGTGTCAGGCAAGACCTTTGACGTGGGCATTATACGCTGTCAGGCCCTGTATGAATCTTATTATATGAAGCTTCTCCAGGATGAGAACCTGGAGTGGAAGGAACTGTGGCAATTTTCCTGCAATGTCCTTATGTCCCCCAGCCATCCCCTTGCCTCCAGGGACAAGCTGACTTACCTGGATTTTACCGATTACATTGAAATCGTCCAGGGCGACATCCAGAATCCTTCCTTTACCTTTGAGGCCCAGGATGCCTCTGCCACCGGCGGCAACTCCAAGAAAACCGTTTCCATCTATGACAGGGGAAGCCAGTTTGAGCTGCTGCGCCAGCTGCCCGGTTCCTATATGTGGACCTCTCCTGTGCCTTACGGCTGTCTCACCTCCTCAGGTTTGATTCAAAAGACATGCAGTTATCCTGGAAACATCCACAAGGACCTGCTGATTTACAGGAACGGATACCGCTTTTCCAAGGAAGAGGAGGAGTTTCTCCGGTGCCTTTCACGGATGGTAAGCCGTCTTTCCGATTGA
- a CDS encoding aminotransferase class IV, producing the protein MKTLGYYNGKYDELENMSVPMNDRVCWFGDGVYDAGPCRNYKIFAIDEHVDRFFNSAGLIKMQVPCTKAELKALLQDLVNKMDTGDLFIYFQVTRGTAVRTHEFPENVPANLWVMLKPMGTPDLYKKIRLLTQEDTRFLHCNIKTLNLLPSVMAAQKAKEAGCQEAVFHRGDRVTECAHSNCHILKDGILYTAPADNLILPGIARAHLIRICKKLEIPVSETPYTLKEMMDADEVLVTSSTKLCVAANEIDGTPVGGRAPETLKNILDAVMDEYMEETKA; encoded by the coding sequence ATGAAAACGCTTGGATATTATAATGGAAAGTACGACGAACTGGAGAACATGAGCGTTCCCATGAATGACAGGGTATGCTGGTTTGGAGACGGTGTATACGATGCAGGTCCCTGCCGCAATTACAAGATTTTTGCAATTGACGAGCACGTTGACCGCTTCTTCAACAGCGCAGGCCTTATCAAGATGCAGGTGCCGTGCACAAAGGCAGAGCTGAAGGCGCTGCTTCAGGATTTGGTCAATAAGATGGATACCGGAGATCTGTTTATCTATTTCCAGGTAACCAGGGGTACCGCTGTCAGAACCCATGAATTTCCGGAGAATGTACCAGCCAATCTCTGGGTTATGTTAAAGCCCATGGGAACACCGGACCTGTACAAGAAGATTCGCCTGCTTACCCAGGAGGACACCCGTTTCCTTCACTGCAACATCAAAACCCTGAATCTGCTGCCCAGCGTCATGGCTGCCCAGAAAGCAAAGGAAGCAGGATGCCAGGAAGCAGTGTTCCACAGAGGCGACCGTGTGACGGAATGTGCCCATAGCAACTGCCATATCCTGAAGGATGGAATTCTCTACACGGCTCCTGCGGACAATCTGATTCTTCCGGGCATTGCAAGAGCCCACCTGATTCGCATTTGTAAGAAACTGGAGATTCCTGTAAGCGAGACTCCCTATACCCTGAAGGAGATGATGGATGCGGACGAGGTTCTGGTGACATCATCCACCAAACTGTGTGTGGCTGCCAATGAGATTGACGGCACGCCGGTGGGAGGCAGAGCGCCAGAGACACTTAAGAATATTCTGGACGCTGTGATGGATGAGTACATGGAAGAGACCAAAGCCTGA
- the hflK gene encoding FtsH protease activity modulator HflK: MNFFMGKKFVGPGGGKKDQGPEVVFDNGEESNKRMKRMLRPIKIAIAVAVLAIAAFDSFYTLSENEMAVLTTFGRPSSVTTSGPKFKVPFIQKVHKMSKEIKGMPIGYDPDYNAQNHADSENNPITVSSESEMITKDFNFVNVDFYIEYQIVDPIKAYIHSDTAIPILKNLAQSYIRDTVGSYSVDEVITTGKSEIQAKVKALLSERLEQEDIGLGINNVTIQDAQPPTDAVNNAFKAVEDAKQGMDTKINEARKYQSERLPAANAEADKAARDAEAYRQQRISEAEGQVSRFNDMYQEYAKYPLITKKRMFYETMEDILPGLKVIINGSDGTQTMLPLDSFVSGTQSSTGSPAGSYNSQANQPDQTGRANQAGADSGSQSGSYDQEELYEGNDQNGGGQ; this comes from the coding sequence ATGAATTTTTTCATGGGTAAGAAGTTCGTGGGACCTGGAGGCGGTAAAAAAGATCAGGGACCGGAAGTAGTATTTGACAACGGGGAAGAAAGCAATAAGAGGATGAAGCGGATGCTCCGCCCCATAAAGATAGCCATTGCAGTGGCTGTTCTGGCCATTGCGGCCTTTGATTCTTTCTATACCCTGTCAGAGAACGAGATGGCAGTGCTTACCACCTTTGGCCGTCCAAGCAGCGTCACTACCTCGGGACCCAAGTTCAAGGTGCCTTTCATACAGAAGGTACATAAGATGTCCAAGGAAATCAAGGGCATGCCCATTGGATATGACCCGGATTACAATGCACAGAACCATGCGGACAGCGAGAACAATCCGATAACGGTTTCGTCTGAGTCAGAGATGATAACCAAGGATTTTAACTTTGTGAATGTGGATTTTTACATTGAGTACCAGATTGTGGACCCCATTAAGGCGTATATCCACAGCGACACGGCCATTCCGATTTTAAAAAACCTGGCCCAGTCCTATATCAGGGATACGGTGGGCTCCTACAGCGTGGACGAGGTCATCACCACCGGCAAATCCGAGATTCAGGCTAAGGTGAAGGCACTGCTGTCTGAGCGCCTGGAGCAGGAGGACATCGGCCTGGGTATTAACAATGTGACCATCCAGGACGCGCAGCCGCCTACAGACGCTGTAAACAATGCGTTTAAGGCAGTTGAGGATGCGAAACAGGGCATGGATACCAAAATCAACGAGGCCAGGAAGTACCAGTCCGAGCGGCTGCCGGCAGCCAATGCAGAGGCGGACAAGGCTGCAAGGGACGCGGAAGCCTACCGCCAGCAGAGAATCAGCGAGGCAGAGGGGCAGGTATCCAGGTTCAACGATATGTACCAGGAATATGCAAAGTATCCTCTTATTACAAAGAAGAGGATGTTCTATGAGACCATGGAGGATATCCTTCCAGGGCTTAAGGTCATCATAAACGGATCAGACGGGACACAGACCATGCTTCCCCTGGACTCCTTTGTCTCCGGAACCCAGAGCAGCACCGGCTCTCCGGCAGGTTCATACAACAGCCAGGCAAATCAGCCGGACCAGACAGGACGGGCAAATCAGGCAGGGGCCGACAGCGGCAGCCAGTCCGGCTCCTATGACCAGGAGGAATTGTATGAGGGCAATGACCAGAACGGAGGTGGACAGTAA
- a CDS encoding iron-containing alcohol dehydrogenase, with translation MRFTLPRDLYHGKDALEALKTLAGKKAIVVVGGGSMKRFGFLDKVVDYLKEAGMEVQLFEGVEPDPSVDTVLKGAAAMQEFEPDWIVAVGGGSPIDAAKAMWAFYEYPDTSFEDLITPFSFPTLRTKAKFCAISSTSGTATEVTAFSVITDYKKGIKYPLADFNITPDVAIVDPALAETMPKKLTAHTGMDAMTHAIEAYVSTLHCEYTDPLALHAIEMINEYLIPSYNGDMEARDKMHDAQCLAGMAFSNALLGIVHSMAHKTGAAYSGGHIVHGCANAMYLPKVIKFNSKEPEAAARYAKIAKFINLPGTTDEELTDALIARLLEMNKALDIPACIKDYEGGIIDEKEFMDKLPKVAELAVGDACTGSNPRTITPEVMEQLLKCCYYDEEVDF, from the coding sequence ATGAGATTTACACTGCCAAGAGATTTGTACCATGGAAAAGATGCACTGGAAGCCCTTAAGACCCTGGCCGGCAAAAAAGCCATTGTTGTTGTGGGCGGCGGGTCCATGAAACGGTTTGGTTTTCTGGACAAGGTAGTTGATTACCTGAAGGAAGCCGGCATGGAGGTTCAATTATTTGAAGGTGTTGAGCCGGATCCATCTGTGGATACAGTTTTAAAAGGCGCTGCTGCCATGCAGGAATTTGAACCTGACTGGATTGTGGCTGTGGGCGGCGGTTCTCCCATTGACGCGGCAAAGGCAATGTGGGCATTCTACGAATACCCCGACACATCCTTTGAGGACCTGATTACACCATTCAGCTTCCCGACCCTTCGTACCAAGGCTAAATTCTGTGCGATTTCCTCCACATCAGGAACAGCAACTGAGGTTACCGCATTTTCCGTTATTACTGATTATAAGAAAGGCATCAAATATCCTCTGGCCGACTTCAACATCACCCCTGATGTGGCTATCGTGGACCCGGCCCTGGCTGAGACCATGCCAAAGAAGCTGACCGCACACACAGGAATGGATGCCATGACCCATGCAATTGAGGCTTATGTCTCAACCCTTCACTGCGAGTATACGGACCCGTTAGCACTCCATGCCATCGAGATGATTAACGAGTATCTGATACCTTCTTATAACGGGGATATGGAAGCCCGTGATAAGATGCACGATGCACAGTGTCTGGCCGGAATGGCGTTTTCCAATGCTTTGCTTGGAATCGTACACTCTATGGCTCATAAGACAGGTGCTGCATATTCCGGCGGTCACATTGTTCACGGTTGTGCTAATGCAATGTACCTTCCCAAGGTTATAAAATTCAACTCCAAAGAACCTGAGGCCGCCGCCAGATATGCGAAAATCGCTAAATTTATCAACCTTCCCGGCACCACGGATGAGGAACTGACAGATGCCCTTATTGCCCGTCTCTTAGAGATGAACAAGGCCCTGGACATCCCGGCCTGCATAAAGGATTATGAAGGCGGAATCATTGATGAGAAGGAATTTATGGATAAGCTTCCAAAGGTTGCCGAACTGGCCGTAGGCGATGCCTGCACCGGCTCCAACCCAAGAACCATCACTCCTGAGGTTATGGAACAGCTGTTAAAATGCTGCTACTATGACGAGGAAGTAGATTTTTAA
- a CDS encoding YfhO family protein, giving the protein MEREEIERVERELDAILKLVQPEPTMQDKAREEALSKEPVSGGDKTTSEEYLTEEGTLEAYLFGDDSSEENASEYDGADKYAADKYAANKYAADKYAVDKYAVDKYAADKYTADKYAADEYAADEYAADKYAADKYAADKYAADNYIADRYTADEYTSEEDEYGMEEENETAGQDRQQYDKRETGMSQTENRRGLRLLKPSDGLVAAFFVPVVAMIIIFAQRGIFPFGEECFLRTDMYHQYAPFFSEFQYKLTHGGSLLYSWDIGMGVNFSALYAYYLASPVNWLLILCPKKFIIEFMTILIVLKTGLSGLSFSWYLKKHFGVKKFGVGFFGIFYALSGYMAAYSWNIMWLDCIMLFPLILLGLEQLVKEKKGTLYCITLGLSILSNYYISIMICIFMVIYVIAQMTLNPPKSFGEFMGTGLRFAFYSLLAGGLAAVVLLPEIYALQVTASGDFDFPKTFSSYFSIFDMIARHIGNVGTEIGLDHWPNIYCGVAVLMFFLLYLGSRKITFREKAVYCSMLVLFYASFSVNVLNFIWHGFHYPNSLPCRQSFIYIALMLFMCYHAYIHLEDMSWKSVCLAFWGAVSFVLLAEKLVDNPEQYHFSVFYAALLFIAIYGGLIYLYHKGKWSLDAILLTALAVVAIEAAVNTAVTSIPTTSRTSYVKDNQDVEDLVWNIKSDTFYRVEKTDRKTKNDGAWMNFPSVSLFSSTANASLSDFFRRMGCESSTNAYSITGSTPLVDSLMSVRYGIYGDQQPADGLRDLSARKGSMWLYENKFTLPVAFMLPSDVEGNWILDSGNPAHVQNDLCDVLDTEHVLLPNESVTEGRKLTFTAQETGDYYVYVTNKKVKEVTAVIGEQTESFDNVDRGYFMELGRINKDVEVRLETGDDGSPTLQAEVWRFNPQALEAVYGKMNQNPMVLSRWTDTELSGSITAESAGVMYTSIPYDKGWTILVDGKAVTPRKMFDTFLAVDIGEGTHRISFSYEPEGLRTGAWITGASAAVLGVTVLVGISRKKKKDRVVSGYSIRKNSKENKKSQKKENSSKQESGGK; this is encoded by the coding sequence ATGGAACGTGAAGAGATAGAACGGGTTGAACGGGAGCTTGACGCAATCCTGAAGCTTGTGCAGCCAGAACCGACCATGCAGGATAAAGCCCGGGAGGAAGCGCTCTCAAAGGAGCCGGTTTCCGGCGGGGATAAAACGACATCAGAGGAATATTTAACGGAAGAAGGCACACTGGAGGCGTATCTTTTCGGTGATGATTCATCAGAGGAAAATGCTTCGGAATATGATGGGGCGGATAAATATGCGGCGGATAAATATGCGGCGAATAAGTATGCAGCGGATAAATATGCAGTAGATAAATATGCGGTAGATAAATATGCGGCGGATAAGTATACAGCGGATAAATATGCCGCAGATGAATATGCCGCAGATGAATATGCGGCGGATAAATATGCGGCAGATAAGTATGCAGCGGATAAATATGCCGCAGATAATTATATAGCGGATAGATATACAGCAGACGAATATACATCAGAGGAAGACGAATACGGAATGGAAGAAGAGAATGAGACTGCCGGACAGGACAGGCAGCAGTACGATAAGAGAGAGACAGGGATGTCACAGACAGAAAACAGGCGCGGACTTCGGCTGCTAAAGCCTTCGGATGGTCTTGTGGCAGCATTTTTTGTCCCTGTGGTGGCCATGATAATCATATTTGCCCAGAGAGGTATCTTTCCATTTGGGGAAGAGTGTTTTCTCAGGACGGATATGTACCATCAGTATGCCCCGTTTTTTTCAGAGTTCCAGTATAAGCTGACCCATGGGGGAAGCCTGCTTTACAGCTGGGATATCGGCATGGGGGTGAATTTTTCTGCGCTCTATGCCTATTATCTGGCCAGCCCGGTAAACTGGCTTCTGATATTATGCCCGAAGAAGTTTATCATTGAGTTTATGACCATACTCATTGTTCTCAAGACAGGATTGTCCGGCCTTAGCTTTTCATGGTATCTGAAGAAACACTTTGGAGTTAAGAAGTTCGGCGTGGGCTTTTTCGGTATTTTTTATGCCCTTAGCGGTTATATGGCTGCTTACAGCTGGAACATCATGTGGCTGGACTGCATCATGCTGTTCCCGTTGATTCTGCTGGGGCTGGAGCAGCTGGTAAAGGAGAAGAAGGGGACGCTTTACTGCATTACGCTGGGCCTCTCCATCCTTTCCAATTACTATATTTCCATCATGATTTGCATTTTTATGGTTATCTATGTGATTGCGCAGATGACGCTCAATCCGCCCAAAAGCTTCGGGGAGTTCATGGGAACAGGGCTGCGGTTTGCCTTCTATTCCCTTCTGGCAGGCGGTCTTGCCGCGGTGGTGCTTTTGCCGGAGATTTATGCGCTGCAGGTCACGGCGTCAGGGGATTTTGATTTCCCTAAGACATTTTCATCCTATTTCTCCATCTTTGATATGATTGCCCGTCATATAGGAAATGTGGGAACCGAGATAGGATTGGACCACTGGCCCAATATATACTGCGGTGTGGCAGTGCTTATGTTCTTCCTTTTATACCTGGGCAGCAGGAAGATTACCTTCAGGGAAAAGGCAGTGTACTGCTCCATGCTGGTTCTGTTTTACGCCAGCTTTTCAGTCAATGTGCTGAATTTTATCTGGCATGGGTTCCACTATCCCAACAGCCTTCCCTGCCGTCAGTCCTTTATTTATATTGCACTGATGCTGTTTATGTGTTACCACGCCTATATTCATCTGGAGGATATGTCCTGGAAATCGGTATGCCTGGCGTTTTGGGGGGCTGTTTCCTTTGTGCTGCTGGCAGAGAAGCTGGTGGATAATCCGGAACAATACCATTTTTCCGTGTTCTATGCGGCACTCCTGTTCATTGCCATATATGGAGGTCTGATTTACCTGTACCACAAGGGAAAATGGAGTCTGGACGCCATTCTTCTCACTGCTCTGGCCGTGGTTGCCATTGAGGCGGCTGTGAATACCGCGGTAACCAGTATCCCTACCACCAGCAGAACTTCTTATGTGAAAGATAACCAGGACGTGGAGGATCTGGTGTGGAATATTAAGTCGGATACATTCTATCGTGTGGAAAAGACAGATAGAAAGACAAAGAATGACGGCGCCTGGATGAATTTCCCGTCCGTATCCCTGTTTTCATCCACAGCCAATGCCTCCCTGTCGGATTTCTTCCGCAGGATGGGGTGTGAGAGCTCCACCAATGCCTACAGCATCACAGGAAGCACGCCTCTGGTGGACAGTCTGATGTCCGTTCGCTATGGCATATACGGGGACCAGCAGCCTGCCGATGGACTTAGGGATTTGTCCGCGAGAAAAGGAAGTATGTGGCTGTATGAGAATAAATTTACCCTGCCCGTGGCATTTATGCTGCCGTCGGATGTGGAAGGAAACTGGATTTTGGATTCCGGGAATCCGGCCCATGTCCAGAACGATCTCTGCGATGTGCTGGATACAGAGCATGTACTGCTTCCCAACGAAAGTGTGACAGAGGGCAGGAAACTTACATTTACAGCCCAGGAAACCGGCGATTACTATGTGTATGTGACCAATAAGAAGGTAAAGGAGGTCACGGCTGTAATCGGAGAGCAGACCGAGAGCTTTGATAATGTGGACAGGGGCTACTTCATGGAGCTGGGCCGTATCAACAAGGATGTGGAGGTTCGCCTGGAGACAGGAGATGACGGCAGCCCGACCCTGCAGGCAGAGGTGTGGCGTTTTAATCCCCAGGCCCTGGAAGCTGTTTACGGAAAAATGAACCAGAATCCCATGGTGCTTTCCAGGTGGACGGATACGGAATTGTCAGGCAGCATCACCGCTGAGTCGGCCGGCGTTATGTATACCAGCATTCCTTATGATAAGGGATGGACCATACTGGTGGACGGCAAGGCCGTGACCCCGCGGAAAATGTTTGACACGTTTCTGGCAGTGGATATCGGTGAAGGGACCCACCGAATCAGCTTTTCCTATGAACCGGAGGGACTTAGGACCGGGGCTTGGATTACCGGAGCCAGCGCGGCTGTCCTGGGAGTCACTGTGCTGGTGGGAATCAGCCGGAAGAAGAAAAAGGACCGTGTAGTAAGCGGATACAGCATAAGAAAGAACAGCAAAGAGAACAAAAAGAGCCAGAAAAAAGAAAATAGCAGCAAACAGGAAAGCGGTGGTAAATAG
- a CDS encoding FAD:protein FMN transferase has product MCTAWLAGCSKKVADPVTRSSFLLNTFVTVTLYDSEDQTILDGCMTLCSDYEKLLSRTLEGSEIYKLNHRRPGERTITVSEKTAQVLSEGLEYCRMSRGAFDITIEPLSSLWDFTGKTPHVPPEEEIEADLKKVGYENVLLDGRQVTFLNDETTIDLGAIAKGFIADQMKAYLEENGVKSAVINLGGNVLCVGKRPDGAPFKIGLQRPYATHTETVAALKIDDMSVVSSGVYERHFVENGVNYHHILDPATGYPYENGLTQVSIISPRSVDGDGLSTTCFALGLEEGTRLIESMDQIYGIFLTEDGELHYTRGAEDFLDR; this is encoded by the coding sequence ATGTGCACGGCTTGGCTGGCAGGATGCAGCAAGAAAGTTGCGGATCCTGTCACCAGGTCGTCTTTTTTGTTGAACACATTTGTCACCGTCACCTTATACGATTCAGAGGACCAGACCATTCTGGACGGCTGCATGACACTCTGTTCCGACTATGAGAAGCTGCTCAGCAGAACCCTGGAGGGCAGCGAGATTTACAAACTGAACCACCGCAGGCCGGGCGAGAGGACCATCACGGTATCGGAGAAAACAGCCCAGGTACTGTCGGAGGGGCTGGAGTACTGCCGTATGTCCCGGGGGGCCTTTGATATAACCATAGAGCCCTTAAGTTCCCTGTGGGATTTTACAGGAAAGACGCCTCATGTGCCGCCTGAGGAAGAGATTGAGGCGGACCTTAAAAAGGTGGGCTATGAAAACGTGCTCCTGGACGGCAGACAGGTCACCTTTCTCAATGATGAGACAACCATTGACCTGGGCGCCATAGCCAAGGGGTTTATAGCAGATCAGATGAAGGCATATCTGGAAGAAAACGGTGTGAAAAGTGCGGTCATCAATCTGGGAGGAAATGTGCTCTGCGTGGGAAAACGGCCGGACGGCGCCCCTTTTAAAATAGGACTCCAGAGGCCGTACGCAACCCATACAGAGACAGTGGCGGCATTGAAAATAGACGACATGTCAGTGGTTTCGTCAGGGGTGTACGAGAGGCATTTTGTGGAGAACGGTGTCAACTATCATCATATACTGGATCCGGCTACCGGCTACCCATATGAAAATGGGCTGACCCAGGTATCCATCATTTCCCCCAGGTCAGTGGACGGGGACGGACTGAGCACCACCTGCTTTGCACTGGGATTGGAAGAGGGCACCAGGCTCATAGAATCCATGGACCAAATCTACGGCATATTCCTTACGGAAGACGGGGAACTCCATTACACCAGGGGAGCCGAGGATTTCCTGGACAGATAA
- a CDS encoding Lrp/AsnC family transcriptional regulator: MDKLDYKILNILKENGRETASDISKAIHLSVSAVLDRIKKMEESGIIKGYTVRVDAKALGNDVTALMEISLEHPRFHDSFTEVIMDHPNILDCYYLTGDYDFVLKISCASSDELERIHRTIKSIPGVSATRTHFVLKEIKNMYSAIPEEEKKRF; this comes from the coding sequence ATGGATAAACTTGACTATAAGATACTGAACATCCTAAAAGAGAACGGAAGGGAGACAGCCTCAGACATCAGCAAAGCCATTCATTTGTCCGTATCGGCCGTACTGGACCGCATCAAGAAGATGGAAGAGTCCGGCATCATCAAGGGCTATACGGTAAGGGTGGATGCCAAGGCCCTGGGGAACGATGTCACAGCCCTAATGGAAATCAGCCTGGAACATCCCAGGTTCCATGACTCCTTCACCGAGGTGATCATGGATCACCCTAATATCCTGGACTGCTACTATCTGACCGGAGATTATGACTTTGTGCTGAAGATATCCTGCGCCTCCTCCGATGAGCTGGAGCGCATCCACCGCACCATCAAGAGCATACCCGGTGTGTCTGCCACCAGGACCCATTTCGTTCTGAAGGAAATCAAAAACATGTATTCCGCCATACCGGAAGAAGAGAAAAAGCGGTTTTAG
- the hflC gene encoding protease modulator HflC: MKTLTKFMRNMGIIVIVLLAVTIFNPLVVTKSNEYSLIIQFGKVVRVENSAGPSLRVPFLQSVQKIPKYKMISDLYPSDVTTKDKKVMTVDSFVIWDINDPVKYLASLNASKEKAEVRLGNVVYNSIKNVLSSTNQADIISGRDGNLAKTITENIGDAMDSYGIHIYAVETKKLDLPDSNKESVYQRMISERNNIAAQYTADGDYQSSLIKNETDKTVKETIAKANAEAEKIKAEGEARYMQILSDAYNDEAKADFYNYVRSLDALKASMKGDNKTVILNEDSELARILSGSW; this comes from the coding sequence ATGAAGACATTGACTAAATTTATGAGAAACATGGGAATCATTGTTATCGTGCTCCTGGCTGTCACCATTTTCAATCCGCTGGTGGTCACAAAATCCAACGAGTACTCCCTGATTATTCAGTTCGGAAAGGTGGTCCGGGTAGAGAATTCGGCAGGACCATCCCTCAGGGTTCCCTTCCTGCAGTCTGTGCAGAAGATACCTAAGTATAAGATGATTTCCGACCTGTATCCAAGCGATGTAACCACAAAGGATAAAAAGGTAATGACCGTTGATTCTTTCGTCATATGGGATATCAATGATCCGGTGAAATATCTGGCGTCCCTGAACGCCAGCAAGGAAAAGGCGGAGGTCAGGCTGGGGAACGTGGTATATAACTCCATCAAAAATGTGCTTTCCTCCACCAACCAGGCGGATATTATATCAGGCCGTGACGGGAACCTGGCTAAGACCATCACGGAGAATATCGGTGATGCCATGGATTCCTACGGCATCCACATCTATGCGGTGGAGACAAAGAAGCTGGATCTTCCTGATTCCAACAAGGAGTCCGTGTACCAGAGAATGATATCTGAGCGAAACAACATCGCGGCCCAGTATACGGCTGACGGCGATTACCAGTCATCCCTGATTAAGAATGAGACGGATAAGACGGTAAAGGAGACCATAGCCAAGGCCAACGCTGAGGCAGAAAAGATCAAGGCGGAGGGCGAGGCCAGATACATGCAGATATTGAGCGATGCCTACAATGACGAGGCAAAGGCCGACTTCTATAATTATGTGCGATCCCTGGATGCCCTTAAGGCTTCCATGAAAGGGGACAATAAGACTGTCATACTGAACGAGGACAGTGAGCTGGCGAGGATTCTCTCCGGGTCGTGGTAA
- a CDS encoding GtrA family protein produces MLRKLWEKCVNYETVSYIICGFLTTAVDFAVYALLRQIEIGVGLSQAMSWLAAVLFAYVVNKLIVFRNYNLRPSYLVKEVGAFVAARAFSGAVTWVLMVVMVKLGGDRGMLYELFCKFTSSVINMVLNYIFSKLWIFKNKPE; encoded by the coding sequence ATGTTACGTAAACTATGGGAAAAATGTGTTAACTACGAGACTGTAAGCTACATTATATGCGGGTTTCTCACCACGGCAGTTGATTTTGCGGTATATGCCCTGCTGAGGCAGATTGAGATAGGCGTAGGCCTGTCCCAGGCCATGTCATGGCTGGCGGCTGTGCTGTTTGCCTATGTGGTGAACAAGCTTATTGTGTTCCGCAATTATAATCTGCGGCCTTCCTACCTTGTGAAGGAAGTGGGTGCATTTGTGGCTGCACGGGCGTTCTCAGGAGCCGTTACCTGGGTGCTCATGGTGGTCATGGTGAAATTAGGCGGCGACAGGGGAATGCTGTATGAGCTGTTCTGCAAATTCACATCCTCTGTAATCAACATGGTACTGAACTATATTTTCAGCAAACTCTGGATATTCAAGAATAAGCCTGAATAG